The following coding sequences lie in one Trichoderma breve strain T069 chromosome 1, whole genome shotgun sequence genomic window:
- a CDS encoding ankyrin repeats (3 copies) domain-containing protein has translation MSFHDLPIELCTKIMRDLASQGNLKSLSSLSETCWSLYHAGNPILYEWNIEHQECSGFKWAVSNDQVNTLKKFLQYGVAVNYSLRYREDQRDELVAPLWLAARHGSIEVVRHFFTLPDVDWNWASEDFHDTPLHVAIESGHTDLALLLLSHQEVLVNAEDGAGWTPFIYAVSEGDDALVKHLLSINSVDPDHRTRTGKSALFIAADWGRSTDIVKLLLDTGRVDVNFVSLETLDTPLTAAKRPDVVKLLVEHPDIDVNFTPAGSAAPITIAAEEGRLEIVKILLTHPDIDPDGSEYPPEAPILRAAEGGHEKVVSVLLADDRVGQESRRLLAKKYPRFL, from the coding sequence ATGTCATTCCACGATCTACCCATCGAACTCTGCACCAAAATTATGCGGGACTTGGCTTCCCAAGGTAATCTCAAATCCCTATCATCACTTTCTGAAACATGCTGGTCATTGTATCACGCAGGAAATCCCATTCTCTATGAGTGGAATATTGAGCATCAAGAATGTTCTGGATTCAAATGGGCTGTCTCCAACGATCAAGTTAATACACTGAAGAAGTTTCTGCAATACGGAGTAGCAGTCAATTATTCACTTCGTTACCGCGAGGACCAACGTGACGAGCTTGTGGCTCCTCTATGGCTAGCGGCAAGGCACGGATCTATCGAGGTTGTGCGTCACTTCTTTACTCTCCCAGACGTTGACTGGAATTGGGCGAGTGAAGACTTTCACGATACGCCACTACACGTTGCGATAGAATCGGGACATACCGACTTAGCTTTActgcttctttctcatcaagAAGTTCTGGTAAatgctgaagatggagcagGATGGACGCCATTTATTTACGCTGTTTCGGAGGGAGATGACGCATTGGTTAAACATCTGCTCTCCATTAACTCAGTCGACCCAGACCACCGAACACGTACTGGCAAGTCGGCGCTCTTCATTGCGGCGGATTGGGGTCGAAGCACAGACATCGTCAAGCTCCTGCTCGATACCGGAAGAGTTGATGTTAATTTTGTTAGTCTAGAAACTCTCGACACGCCGCTAACCGCTGCCAAGCGACCAGACGTCGTGAAGCTTCTTGTTGAGCATCCTGATATCGATGTCAATTTTACACCAGCAGGTAGTGCCGCGCCTATCACCAttgcggcggaggagggTCGTTTGGAGATAGTAAAGATCCTGCTTACACACCCAGATATTGACCCCGACGGATCAGAATACCCTCCAGAAGCGCCCATCCTTCGCGCGGCAGAGGGGGGCCATGAGAAAGTTGTTTCCGTGTTACTTGCTGACGACAGAGTAGGACAGGAAAGTCGACGATTGTTGGCAAAAAAGTATCCGCGGTTTTTATGA